In a single window of the Candoia aspera isolate rCanAsp1 chromosome 14, rCanAsp1.hap2, whole genome shotgun sequence genome:
- the DECR2 gene encoding peroxisomal 2,4-dienoyl-CoA reductase [(3E)-enoyl-CoA-producing] isoform X1 encodes MAHLGFACEPPPDVDTDDCLQEYSYLFNPDILKGKVAFITGGGSGIGFRIAEILMRHGCRCVIASRNLQRLTEAAKKLSTATGQRCLPLTLDVRQAQSISAAVDEALREFEKIDILVNSAAGNFLCPASSLSFNAFKTVIEIDTLGTFNVSKVLYEKCLREHGGVIVNITATLSYRGQALQVHAGTAKAAIDAMTKHLAVEWGPQRIRVNSLAPGPISGTEGYRRLVLPSLESINFHQNIPLKRAGNKTEIAHSVLYLASPLSSYVTGTTLVVDGGSWMTSENYFHSLLDFWSTELKKDT; translated from the exons ATGGCTCATCTGGGCTTTGCTTGTGAGCCTCCTCCAGATGTGGACACAGATGACTGTCTTCAGGAGTATTCGTATCTCTTCAATCCTGACATCCTCAA GGGTAAGGTTGCTTTCATCACAGGAGGCGGCTCTGGCATTGGATTCCGCATCGCTGAGATTCTGATGAG GCATGGTTGCCGGTGTGTCATTGCCAGCAGAAACCTCCAACGGCTGACAGAG GCTGCCAAGAAACTCTCCACAGCCACTGGTCAGAGATGCCTGCCCCTCACCCTTGATGTGCGGCAAGCTCAGAGCATTTCAGCAGCCGTGGATGAGGCCCTCCGAGAGTTTGAGAAGATCGACATCCTAGTTAACA GTGCTGCCGGAAACTTCCTTTGCCCCGCAAGCTCTTTGTCGTTCAACGCTTTCAAGACCGTGATTGAAATCGATACCTTGGGCACCTTCAACGTCTCCAAGGTCCTGTACGAAAAGTGCCTTCGG GAACATGGCGGCGTCATTGTCAACATCACAGCGACCCTCAGCTACAGAGGCCAGGCTCTCCAGGTGCATGCTGGGACCGCCAAGGCAGCCATTG ATGCCATGACAAAGCATCTTGCTGTAGAGTGGGGACCTCAACGAATTAGAGTGAATAGCCTTGCCCCTGGTCCCATCTCAGGCACGGAGGGGTACCGTCGCTTGG TTCTACCTAGCCTGGAATCCATCAACTTCCACCAGAACATTCCCCTTAAGCGGGCCGGGAACAAGACGGAGATCGCCCACAGTGTCTTATATCTGGCTAGCCCCCTCTCTTCATATGTGACCGGCACAACGCTAGTGGTGGATGGTGGATCCTGGATGACTTCGGAGAATTACTTTCACTCGCTGTTGG ATTTCTGGAGCACGGAATTAAAGAAAGATACATGA
- the DECR2 gene encoding peroxisomal 2,4-dienoyl-CoA reductase [(3E)-enoyl-CoA-producing] isoform X2, with amino-acid sequence MAHLGFACEPPPDVDTDDCLQEYSYLFNPDILKGKVAFITGGGSGIGFRIAEILMRHGCRCVIASRNLQRLTEAAKKLSTATGQRCLPLTLDVRQAQSISAAVDEALREFEKIDILVNSAAGNFLCPASSLSFNAFKTVIEIDTLGTFNVSKVLYEKCLREHGGVIVNITATLSYRGQALQVHAGTAKAAIDAMTKHLAVEWGPQRIRVNSLAPGPISGTEGYRRLVLPSLESINFHQNIPLKRAGNKTEIAHSVLYLASPLSSYVTGTTLVVDGGSWMTSENYFHSLLGIPSHSAKL; translated from the exons ATGGCTCATCTGGGCTTTGCTTGTGAGCCTCCTCCAGATGTGGACACAGATGACTGTCTTCAGGAGTATTCGTATCTCTTCAATCCTGACATCCTCAA GGGTAAGGTTGCTTTCATCACAGGAGGCGGCTCTGGCATTGGATTCCGCATCGCTGAGATTCTGATGAG GCATGGTTGCCGGTGTGTCATTGCCAGCAGAAACCTCCAACGGCTGACAGAG GCTGCCAAGAAACTCTCCACAGCCACTGGTCAGAGATGCCTGCCCCTCACCCTTGATGTGCGGCAAGCTCAGAGCATTTCAGCAGCCGTGGATGAGGCCCTCCGAGAGTTTGAGAAGATCGACATCCTAGTTAACA GTGCTGCCGGAAACTTCCTTTGCCCCGCAAGCTCTTTGTCGTTCAACGCTTTCAAGACCGTGATTGAAATCGATACCTTGGGCACCTTCAACGTCTCCAAGGTCCTGTACGAAAAGTGCCTTCGG GAACATGGCGGCGTCATTGTCAACATCACAGCGACCCTCAGCTACAGAGGCCAGGCTCTCCAGGTGCATGCTGGGACCGCCAAGGCAGCCATTG ATGCCATGACAAAGCATCTTGCTGTAGAGTGGGGACCTCAACGAATTAGAGTGAATAGCCTTGCCCCTGGTCCCATCTCAGGCACGGAGGGGTACCGTCGCTTGG TTCTACCTAGCCTGGAATCCATCAACTTCCACCAGAACATTCCCCTTAAGCGGGCCGGGAACAAGACGGAGATCGCCCACAGTGTCTTATATCTGGCTAGCCCCCTCTCTTCATATGTGACCGGCACAACGCTAGTGGTGGATGGTGGATCCTGGATGACTTCGGAGAATTACTTTCACTCGCTGTTGGGTATACCTTCCCACTCTGCTAAGCTATAG
- the LOC134505381 gene encoding nucleoside diphosphate kinase A-like: protein MGVLQRCLARGLWRVGCLASLQPLPAAPCPRLPGGRLYSSGVAELQERTLIAVKPDGVQRRLVGDVIKRFERRGFKLVGLKLLQATEGILAEHYHELRRKPFYHDLLQYMTSGPVVAMVWEGCNVVKTSRAMVGETNPAEAKPGTVRGDFSIHVSRNVVHASDSVETAQREISLWFRSHELIDWDCCDHKVMYEP from the exons ATGGGGGTGCTCCAGCGCTGCCTGGCGCGGGGGCTGTGGCGCGTGGGGTGCCTGGCGAGCCTCCAGCCGCTGCCGGCTGCGCCCTGCCCTCGCCTCCCCGGAGGGCGGCTGTACAGCTCGG GCGTAGCTGAACTGCAGGAGCGCACACTAATTGCGGTGAAGCCGGACGGGGTCCAGAGGAGGCTGGTGGGGGACGTCATCAAACGCTTTGAGAGACGCGGCTTCAAACTTGTGGGCCTCAAGTTACTCCAG GCCACTGAAGGGATCCTGGCTGAACATTACCATGAGCTGCGCCGGAAGCCGTTTTACCACGACCTGCTTCAGTACATGACCTCCGGGCCCGTCGTTGCCATG GTGTGGGAAGGTTGCAACGTTGTCAAGACTTCCCGGGCCATGGTGGGAGAGACAAACCCAGCTGAAGCCAAACCAGGCACTGTCCGTGGTGACTTCAGCATCCACGTTAGCAG GAACGTCGTCCATGCCAGTGACTCGGTGGAGACAGCTCAAAGAGAAATAAGCCTTTGGTTCCGCAGCCACGAGCTGATCGACTGGGACTGTTGTGATCACAAGGTCATGTATGAACCCTGA